The DNA segment TGTGCGTTGTGCTTGTCAAGCATCAAATTATCAAACAATCGGTCCTTTTCAGGaccacaattttattgaaagaagatttacatttttctttaattagtttagtattatattaaaatgtacaaattaaaaataaataagggCGTGCTTAGTGAATCTCAGATACTATTGTatctacatttatattaaataaaatttagttaaaaatatagCCGTCGCTGTTATGCTGTCGAAATGTGgttttatttgccaaacaaTACTGCATAGAAAGATACACTTCAAACCAGTGACAATTTCTCtagaaaatacatttcacaaaataatttaataacttattatAGATCAATGTacatgaataaaaaaatacatttaaattaacaatattaagaatattaatacGAGgacgtaaatatttattaaatttcttttgcaaTACACTCTTCACACGTTGAatgttatgtacatatgaatgtaCTTACTTTGTACTCTCTAATGGTAAAGACGGTTATATACgaatgaaatgcatatttaaatgatagaATTTTGTAGATATTGATTGTACAAATCgttaagaaaattatattaaataagtaatatatttaaaaattccattttttacatttatttagatttttccatatcaattttcaatagctTCTAACTCTATGAGGTCGCTTGGTTTTCACTGTACATGGTCAAGTTtgaactaaaattaaaaatatgagcaatatattatatttatattaaataatacatttaacaaCATAATTGTTTAAAGAACTTGTTTTCagattcaaatattgtatttttattgtttttatatttataaattgagtttttagatgataattgtttttgtgtagacacaaagttgaatttaaggtgaaattttaaacacaGTGAGTAATTGTAGatgaatgcaattaattttatttggttgttcgaatatttaagcaaatatttcgaTACATAACTTTTGAAATATCAAACTATtaactatagtaaatattaaatgaagaaTAGGTTAATGGCAAACTTGTTTGACGGAAACGTTCACCGCTGTAAACATTCGCGTTGCGCCTTTCTACTCGATTCTCACAAAATCGGGTGACCAACCAAATTCATCCACCAACTGTAAATTCtgttaaaattgattttagtgtgaaagtaaagcaaaacaaagtgaagtgaaatatGTCAGACTCCGCAGTTGCAACATCCGCATCTCCTGTGGCTGCCCCGCCAGCGACACCCGCAGCCGAGAAGAAGGTGGCTGCCAAGAAAGCAGCATCTGCATCGAAAGTGAAGAAGCCGGCAGTTCCTCCATCACATCCTCCAACTCAGCAAATGGTGGACGCATCAATCCTGAACCTAAAGGAGCGTGGTGGCTCGTCGCTTATGGCAATCAAGAAGTACATCAGTGCCACATACAAGTGCGACGCCCAGAAATTGGCACCATTCATTAAGAAGTACCTGAAGAGCGCTGTTGCCAGTGGAAAACTTATCCAAGCTAAAGGCAAGGGCGCATCTGGTTCGTTCAAATTGTCTGCATCTGCCAAAAAGGAGCCGAAGCCAAAAGCCAAGGCTGCCTCAGTAGAGAAGAAACCGAAGAAGGTCactgcatcagcagcagcagctaagaaGAAGACTGCCGGCACCAAGGCGAAGAAAGCAGCTGGGTCCGCTGAGAAGAAACCAAGCAAAGCTGTAGCAACCAAGAAGACCGCTGAAAAGAAGAAGGCTGAGAAAGCAAAGGCTAAGGAGGCCAAGAAGAGTGGTACAGTAAAAGCCAAGCCCACAACAGCAAAGGCGGCGGCCAAGTCGAGTGctgcaaagccaaaagcaccAAAGCCCAAGACTGCAACTGCCAAGCCGAAGCCAAAGaaggcagcagcggcagcatcgCCAAAGAAAGCCGCAGTGGCTGCTAAGAAACCCAAGGcaaaactgcagctgcagccaagAAATAAGAGAGCACTAGGACATTGAAGATTGTCGTGCACAAGTTTCAAGactatgaaatttgttatttaacaaAGCCCTTTTCAGGGCTACTAATTTTATATCAAAAGAGAAATGAGTTTTCAAGTTATGTAACATTACGAGATGACTTTTACGACTATAACAGAATCGTATTTTTAACACAAAGCATAATTTAAACATGAGCCAGGTAGCTAAATCcataaagcaacaaaagtaaTATAAGAAACTC comes from the Drosophila sulfurigaster albostrigata strain 15112-1811.04 chromosome 2L, ASM2355843v2, whole genome shotgun sequence genome and includes:
- the LOC133839969 gene encoding histone H1-like, whose product is MSDSAVATSASPVAAPPATPAAEKKVAAKKAASASKVKKPAVPPSHPPTQQMVDASILNLKERGGSSLMAIKKYISATYKCDAQKLAPFIKKYLKSAVASGKLIQAKGKGASGSFKLSASAKKEPKPKAKAASVEKKPKKVTASAAAAKKKTAGTKAKKAAGSAEKKPSKAVATKKTAEKKKAEKAKAKEAKKSGTVKAKPTTAKAAAKSSAAKPKAPKPKTATAKPKPKKAAAAASPKKAAVAAKKPKAKLQLQPRNKRALGH